The genomic stretch GCAGCTCACGCAGGTCGAGCGGCACGTCGGGATCGGCCAGGCGATGTTTGCGCGGCACGACCAGCACCAGGGGATCGCGCAGCAGCGGGAAGACCCGCAGGCTCTCGCTGTCGCGCACCCGCCCGTACCAGTCGTCGACCAGCGCGATGTCCACCTCCGCCGACTGCACCTCCCGCATGCCCCGCCCCGACCTGCTCTGCCTCAGCCGCAGCGTCAGATCGGTGTGCCGGCGCAGCGTGCGGGCCAGCGCGGGCGCGAAGGCCACCGCCGCCGTGGGGAACGCGGTGAGCACGACCCGCCCCGCCGGGGTGCTCGCGTGCGCCGACAGGTCGGACTCGGCCTCCTCGACCATGGACAGGATGCGCTCGGCGTGCGCGACCAGCCGGCGGCCCGCGTCGGTGAGCTCAGCGCTGCGCGCGGTGCGGTCGATCAGGGCCGTGCCGGTCTCCCGTTCGAGCGCCACGAGTTGTTGTGAAACCGCCGACGGACTGTAGCCGAGCGACGCGGCCGTCGC from Nonomuraea polychroma encodes the following:
- a CDS encoding LysR family transcriptional regulator, encoding MLELRRLVLICEFARRGSIAATAASLGYSPSAVSQQLVALERETGTALIDRTARSAELTDAGRRLVAHAERILSMVEEAESDLSAHASTPAGRVVLTAFPTAAVAFAPALARTLRRHTDLTLRLRQSRSGRGMREVQSAEVDIALVDDWYGRVRDSESLRVFPLLRDPLVLVVPRKHRLADPDVPLDLRELRDEPWMATPDGEPSRLAVDRLLVDVGGTRPTPWEFEGLGTILSLVAKGIGIAAVPALALSAGIRGLAVRHFPGNPVGRDVHAVARGSSVHRPSVSVTLRAIHVAARYIAADLEPLRLADRHRTDDE